The genomic region TGGCGCGAATAGCAATTCGCGTGAGTATGTTTCTTCTTCGGCATAGCCGGCGCATAGCGAGCCGAGAAACAGCATGGTTGCCAAAAACGTTTTCATTTTATGCCTTCATCAATGGACTTCTGAGTTCCATGGCGAACACCGGCACTGTCCATATCTTTAAATTCTAGTCAGATAATGCTTTATAAACGGCAATCATTATACACCTGCTGCTTCCGGTGGCTCCTGAAACAGCGTCAACATAGGGACTCTGAGCTTCTAAGATACGATCCACAGTCTCTTCGGCATTGTAACCTGGGCCGCAGTGCTGTTCTACTATTTCAATGTCGGTAATACGGTTATCAGATACAGTTACATCCAGCGTAACCGAGACCAGGAAATCCCCGAAATTCCCAGGGTATACACCATCCTTTATCTGCTGAAGGTCTACCGTTCCGACTTCCTCTTCTCTGAAGACCCGGACCATCCTGTCGTAGCGGATCTTGAAAATAACTCCACCGATTATCAGAATTCCAATCACTATCACAAGAATTTTCAGCAGTTTTTTCTTCATTTCACAGTCTCCCGCGAGTTATGTGCGCCCCTGTCAAACTTT from Candidatus Aegiribacteria sp. harbors:
- a CDS encoding FMN-binding protein codes for the protein MKKKLLKILVIVIGILIIGGVIFKIRYDRMVRVFREEEVGTVDLQQIKDGVYPGNFGDFLVSVTLDVTVSDNRITDIEIVEQHCGPGYNAEETVDRILEAQSPYVDAVSGATGSSRCIMIAVYKALSD